The following are encoded in a window of bacterium genomic DNA:
- a CDS encoding choice-of-anchor D domain-containing protein, which yields MGVELWVSFGNEAFVDTGLSSTKSSGRFNYMPGTLTDGTFSFYTIASDVAGNVEAAPDAADGSIVVDRTVPTSSCSIEETFVNAFPLSVDYTSADTGTGVEHIDLYYRYGDGSWAKATMLTEASGTFAFTPDIAADGYYEFYTKAFDYALNAEPTAGPDDGVRVDATTPISSVTAPASVKAVPFYVLFTARDDGAGVSTTGLWFSYNGGEWVDSGLERTGTAGQFEFTAPEGQGSYRFYTVCEDKVGNVEAAPSVPDALTVYHIPAPDAYVSTNSLDFGEVDVGTQALSSFTISNYGDANLTISEVSSDDPVFPVLFTGDLPQKLAPGVSVMVSVAFAPYVEGDFVGEILVVTDDPDTPVMTIALSGAGVEVSGEFTVDIWPNENTFHFGDTLTIEMSVANTDEPVSIDLYAVLTFDYGDSEERSWSASSGGTWTEGFSMYRTAWEIETGHDETTELLSETLPCEVPMVVKSGAYTLRIAALRTGTFEFVTDMVTTGLWVVGEPFVDISADKETYSANGDTVQLSLDAEVPFALTADFYVVMFAPDGSFWCPTGFGEAGWVQGCAPMLAGISLNAGFELSSVAFTMNLPAWAPFNQIGDYVIYAALTEPGTMTPLSDIGLATFSLQ from the coding sequence GTGGGTGTGGAACTCTGGGTGAGTTTCGGCAACGAGGCCTTCGTTGATACGGGTCTTTCCTCAACCAAGTCCTCAGGCAGATTCAACTACATGCCGGGTACCTTGACTGACGGGACGTTCAGCTTCTATACAATAGCCTCGGACGTTGCCGGGAACGTCGAGGCGGCGCCTGATGCGGCTGACGGGTCGATCGTGGTGGACCGGACGGTTCCGACGTCGTCGTGCTCGATCGAGGAAACCTTTGTCAACGCATTCCCGCTCTCGGTTGACTACACGAGTGCAGACACCGGAACGGGCGTTGAGCACATCGATCTCTACTACCGCTACGGCGATGGTAGCTGGGCGAAGGCAACGATGCTGACGGAGGCATCGGGCACGTTCGCCTTCACGCCTGATATTGCCGCAGATGGGTATTACGAGTTCTACACTAAGGCGTTCGACTATGCTCTGAACGCGGAGCCGACCGCTGGGCCGGACGACGGCGTCAGGGTTGACGCCACGACGCCGATCTCATCGGTAACAGCTCCGGCTTCGGTGAAGGCGGTTCCTTTTTATGTTCTGTTCACCGCTCGGGACGATGGGGCAGGCGTTTCAACGACCGGGCTTTGGTTCAGCTACAATGGTGGTGAGTGGGTAGATTCCGGGCTCGAGAGAACTGGAACAGCCGGTCAGTTCGAGTTCACCGCCCCTGAGGGTCAGGGGAGTTATCGGTTCTACACTGTTTGTGAGGACAAGGTCGGCAACGTGGAGGCTGCGCCAAGCGTTCCAGATGCTTTGACTGTTTATCACATCCCTGCGCCAGACGCGTATGTCAGCACGAACAGCCTGGACTTTGGGGAGGTGGACGTTGGGACGCAGGCTCTAAGTTCATTTACGATCAGCAACTACGGTGACGCGAACTTAACCATCAGCGAGGTCTCGAGCGATGATCCTGTGTTTCCAGTCTTGTTCACGGGCGACCTGCCTCAGAAGCTTGCGCCGGGCGTCAGTGTGATGGTCAGCGTGGCGTTTGCGCCTTATGTAGAGGGTGATTTTGTGGGTGAGATCCTGGTCGTTACTGATGATCCGGATACGCCTGTAATGACGATTGCTCTCTCGGGCGCCGGTGTCGAGGTTTCTGGTGAGTTCACGGTGGATATATGGCCGAATGAGAATACGTTCCATTTCGGTGACACGTTGACGATCGAGATGAGCGTTGCCAACACCGATGAGCCGGTGTCGATCGACCTCTATGCAGTTCTGACGTTTGACTATGGGGATAGTGAGGAGCGTAGCTGGTCCGCCTCATCGGGTGGCACTTGGACAGAAGGCTTCTCGATGTATAGGACCGCCTGGGAGATCGAGACAGGGCACGACGAGACGACGGAGCTTCTTTCTGAGACGCTGCCTTGTGAGGTGCCGATGGTGGTCAAGTCAGGCGCTTACACGCTCAGGATTGCCGCGCTTCGCACGGGCACGTTTGAATTCGTGACTGATATGGTAACAACGGGACTTTGGGTTGTGGGCGAGCCCTTTGTGGATATTTCGGCGGACAAGGAGACGTATTCGGCGAACGGTGACACGGTTCAGCTTTCGCTTGACGCAGAGGTGCCGTTCGCGCTGACGGCGGACTTCTACGTCGTGATGTTCGCGCCCGATGGGTCTTTCTGGTGTCCAACTGGATTTGGGGAGGCCGGATGGGTTCAGGGCTGTGCTCCAATGCTCGCGGGGATTTCGTTGAATGCAGGCTTTGAGCTCTCGAGCGTTGCTTTCACAATGAACCTACCCGCATGGGCGCCGTTCAATCAGATTGGCGACTACGTGATCTACGCGGCACTTACTGAGCCAGGGACGATGACGCCGCTTTCTGATATTGGTTTGGCGACTTTTTCGCTGCAATAG